The Candidatus Methanoperedens sp. genome includes the window GGGCAATTGAGACAGTGGCCCGTGCAATTAACCCTTGTTTCCCCGGAGGCGCCATATTTTGGGGACTCGGAACTTCTCGTGGCGGCAGACTGCGTCCCATTCGCTTACCCGAATTTCCATACGGACTTCCTTGCAGGAAAATCACTGGTCATAGGCTGTCCGAAACTTGATGATGCGGAATATTATGCAGATAAGCTCACAGAGATACTTAAGAAAAACAATGTTAAAAGTATCACGCTTGCCAATATGGAAGTGCCCTGCTGTTTTGGATTGCAGAGTATAGTTGAAGAGGCTGTGAAGAGATCCGGGAAGGTTCTTCCGATCCGCCAGACAGTAATAACAATAAGAGGAGAGAAACAATAGGGCAATGGGCTGCGTTGATGAACTAGAATATGAGGTATTGCTTGCGAGCAGTACAATTGCGGAATGTGCGGATTACATAAAGAAGAACTTTAAAGAAATATATTATGTGCATCAGGGCTATAAGATTTTCAATACTTACTTGATAGGTAGCAACCCGATCCCTGTTGCTGTAGACGATGATCACGTCATCATGCCTTATGTTAAGCCATGCCAGGGAAGTTTTGTCTTGAGGATAAAAGGAAAAGATGAAGTTGAGAGGCTTAGGGCAGGAAGAGATAATCCGTATTATACCAGTTTAAATCATCTCAAACCCGGCCAATCCCACAGTTGAAGATAGGAGTTACACATGTTCTGGCGGAAAACTATCTTATTCGTGAATGTATCTATTCTTGATTTCAGTTTTAATATTTATACCTTAAAGGGACCCTCGAGATGACTCTGTTTTCTGGAACCTTGTAAGCCCATCTACAGAAACCATTTACATAGAGCGTAGCTTCGTTTCTACCGTTTTCAACAAATTGGACATTTCCTTCCTGCACTTCGCCGGATTCAAGTTTAAATCTTACATTATCTCCAATAGAGCATTTCATAAGTTCACCCCACTAATCTGAACACGATTGCCATTGGTGCGAGCCTATAAAAACTTTTTGTTTTTTTATGGAGCCGGCAATTCTATACCGATACAAACCCGTGTTCTCAATATTATAAGAATTATATCGCCACGTGCATACCATTTACATATGCTATCTCAACCGATAGTTTAAAGTACTATATAGTTGAAAAGAGTACCTCCCTATCATCCGTAGGAGACATTGATAGTCGACTACTACGGGAGGAATCTTATTGGAACATGAAACGATAGTAACAGCTGTGAAACAGGCATTAGAAAAAGCTCCACAGCGTAAATTTTCAGAAAGTATTGACCTGGCGATCAATCTTAAAAATCTTGATATGAACCAGCCGCAGAACAGGTTCGACGAAGAGATCATCCTGCCGCACGGCGTGGGTAAACCGATCAAGATCGCGGTATTTGCAAAAGGTGAGACCGCCCAGAGGGCAAAAGCGGCAGGTGCTGATTATGTTTTTGATCCTGAGGAAATCAATGTGCTCGGAGAAGACAAAGCAAGGGCAAAAACCCTTGC containing:
- a CDS encoding DUF1894 domain-containing protein translates to MGCVDELEYEVLLASSTIAECADYIKKNFKEIYYVHQGYKIFNTYLIGSNPIPVAVDDDHVIMPYVKPCQGSFVLRIKGKDEVERLRAGRDNPYYTSLNHLKPGQSHS
- a CDS encoding 4Fe-4S binding protein; its protein translation is MKNMKRKIVSIDEEKCNGCGLCVPNCAEGAIKIIDGKAKLVDDMFCDGLGACLGHCPQDAITVIERDAPEFNEEAVREHLGTVAKKPVMVSHAQHSCPGSMAMDFRSEKKAAGGSGRQTGQLRQWPVQLTLVSPEAPYFGDSELLVAADCVPFAYPNFHTDFLAGKSLVIGCPKLDDAEYYADKLTEILKKNNVKSITLANMEVPCCFGLQSIVEEAVKRSGKVLPIRQTVITIRGEKQ